The sequence below is a genomic window from Sporanaerobacter acetigenes DSM 13106.
ATAAAAAAGATAGCTCATAAAAGCTATCCTATATATGTAAAATTGTTATTATTTTATATGTACAATCTATAATATTTCAAGCTATCCTTGGTTAAAGGATACATAGCACCAAAATATGGTAACCATCGGAAACCAATATTCTAGTAACTCTCCGATTTTATCCGAGCCACTCTCCAGGGGATCTCCTAGGACTGAATGGAAGTATCATTATTTCCCCCCTGCTGGTCATGGCGATATAGGTTACCAACCTATTTTGAGTGTTGAATATGGATATTGAAAAAATATCCGTCCACTCTTTCGCTCTTCCCTACTAGGCAGCAAGAGTAATGTACTTGAAATACTTATATCCATTTTTCAAAGTTCAAATGCTTGTACTACTTTTATATATTTAAATATGTGGGCTTATTTAAAAGCTCATACATATATAAATCAAAGTTGGTATAACGAAGAAATAATTGGTTATAATCATATTGTATATTTTCGTATACATAATGTCAAGTATAATAAACTTTGATTTTATTGTTTTATTTCTTTTTTTAATTTTTTATATTACAATAGTAATTGAGGAGTGATGAAATGGATACGTTGCAAGAAATACTAATAAATAAAAGAAAAGATTTAGGTCTAAGCCTTCGTAAAGCAGCAAAATTAATAGGCATCAGTCATTCTTATTTAAATAATTTAGAAAAAGGCATTGATCCTAATACGAAAGCTCCTGTCAACCCCACTCCTGAAACACTGTCTTTAATTAGTGAAGCCTATAAAATTGACTATAATGAATTAATGATAGCAGCTGGTTATATAACTGTTGGTGAAAATACAAAAGTATATGACCAAGATGAAACCAAAGAAGGAATAGAGGATATGCTTAATTATTATAGAAGTCTACAGCTTTCAAATTTAATTTTAGAGCTATCCCCTAAAAATCAAGAAAGAGTAATTGAGTATGTAAAACTATTAAAATTAAGCGAAAAACAAGGTTTAGACTTAGACGAATAAATAATTTTAATAATATTTATTTTGCTATAAAAAAAGATAGCCTATAAAAGCTATCCATAACGCACATAATTTCTATATAATTTTTATCTCTCTATTTCCCAATCATTTTTATTTTTATTTTCTTTTTCAATATCCCTATCTTCTATTTTCTTTGTAGCAGCTACTTCTTCAATTGGCTGTAGATAAGATTGATATTCTAAGCATTTTTCTTCTAGAAGCTTAAAATCACAACAATTTTTTATCAGCGTTTTATCATAACCAGAATTATATCGTTTGTAAATATAATTAGCTTTAGATATTATTTTATCTTTAATGGAATTGCAATATTGCCATTCTTCTAATAGCAACCTTCTATATTTATATTCCTCTTTAGAAAAATTTTTTATTTTTATTTCATTCTTAGGAATAGGGATCATAAAACTAAACCTTATACTACTAATTGTTTCTCCATTAGAATTTTTTATTAGGATATTTGTTTTTTGTTGCTTGCTAAATGATGAAATTGGTGCAAAATAATCAAAACCATCCACCGAAAGCACAACACCACATACAAATTTATTATTTTTATCATAATTTATATTTGGTATTTTAGATTCAAATAATTTTAAATAATTTATGTACTGATTTGAAACCTCATAGAACATTAACTTCCCCATAACATCCCCCTAAAAAGTAGAATGCGACTAGAAAATTCTAGTCGTATTCAGAATTACAAGTCGCTCTTACTGTGGCGAAACACCCTGTATAAACAAGTCGCTCTTATTGTGGCGAAACACCCTGTATAAGCAAGTCGCTCTTACTGTGGCGAAACACCTTGTATTATTAATTTCTTAACTTAAATTTGATAGTTTCCTATCGTTAATATTATTATACTTAAATACGTAAATTATGTCAAATATATATGTTGTACTAAGACGATATATATAAAAACTATATGTACAATCTATAATATTTCAAGCTATCCTTGGTTAAAGGATACATAGTACCAAAATATGGTCACCATCGGAAACCAATACTCTAGTAACTCTCTGATTTTATCCGAGCCACTTCTCCAGGGGATCTCCTAGGACTGAATGGAAGTATCATTATTTCCCTCCTGCTGGTCATGGCGATATAGATTACCAACCTATTTTGAGTGTTGAATATGGATATTGAAAAAATATCCGTCCACTCTTTCGCTCTTCCCTACTAGGCAGCAAGAGTAATGTACTTGAAATACTTATATCCATTTTTCAAAGTTCAAATGCTTGTACTACTTTTATATATTTAAATATGTGGGCTTATTAAAAGCTCATACATATATAAATCAAAGTTAATTAGTTATTATTTATGATAATTTCGTTTAAAAAAATATCATCATCTTCTGTTCTTAATATCTTTTTTAAAATTAAACTAACTTCTAAAGATGGAGTAATTATGCCTAGTTCATAGCTTGTATATGTACTTCGGCTTCTACCTATCTTTTTAGCTATATCCTTTTGAGTCAATCCTAATTCTTTTCTTCTCTTAATCATATTCTTCCTTATTTTAATCACTCCCTAAAAAATAGATAAAATCTATAATTAAATTATAGTCATTTTAAATGACCATGTCAATAGTTTTACCATGGAATGTTTTTATTAATGACATTAGTGGATATTAATTGTTTTAATTACTATAATCAAATTAATAGGGGAGGTCATATTATGAATAATATTTCTTTATTTAAATATAGGCTTAAAACATTAAGAAAAGAATATAAAATGACCCAAGAAAACTTAGCTGAAAAACTTGGACTTGTTCGAACTGCTATTGCAAACTATGAAACAGGAAGAACTACTCCTGATGCTGAAACATTAAGTTTAATAGCTGATATTTTTAATACCACTACTGATTATCTTTTGGGTAGAACAGATATTAGAAAACGTGTAAATAATAGTGAAAGAATAGAAAAAAAGCCCTCTATTAAAGATGAACTCTCTGAAGAAATACATAATCTATCTCCTCAAAGCCAAGAAGAAATAAAAAAACTAATTGATTTATATAAAATAAAAGATATGCAAGATAAAAATACTGAGCTTTCGGATGAAATCTCGAAGCCAGACTAAAGAAAAGTATACAGATTAGGAAAACGTTATTATTGAGTGAACTTAAGGGTAAGTAAGTGGACAAGCAATATAAATTTACATATATGCTTGAAAAGTATTATTCCGCAAGGAATATATTTTTTTAGTCCTTCCTGCGGAAAATGTTGGTGTTTATGGAAACCGATTGTAGAATTATGTCGAAAAATATTTTGTGTTGGAGTGATCTCATGGCCCAAATGTTTCCACCTTCAATAAAAGGTTTTACAAATGAAAATTATAGTGAAATAGAATTATATATGTTTTTAAAATATGCTTTACCAGACAATTATTATGTATTTTGGAATATTCGAGTTGAAAATCATTATCCTGATTTTATAATATTGGAACCTAAACTAGGCTTAATAATTCTAGAAGTAAAAGCTTGGAAGTTAGGCACTATATCAAGTGCAAATGCTAAAAACTACCATTTTAAGCCCAACAATGAAATTAAAATAAATCCACTTGAACAGGCAAGAGGTTATACTAATGACTTATCAAATTTTCTAAAAAAAGAAAAAAGACTTTGCCAATCAGATGGATTATATAAAGGTAATCTTAAATTTTGTTATACATATGGTGTTGTCTTTACAAATATAACTAAAGAAGACTTTTTAAATAGCATAATTTATGAATCTATTAACGAACGGTTTATACTGTTTAAAGATGAGATTGAACATATAGAAAATAAGCAAGATTTAAAATTGCTAAAACAAAAATTCAAAAATATGTTTGTCAAAGAAAATAGTTTCAATTTTAATCCTTTGTCTCAAGATGACATTGAACTGATTAAAAAAGTATTATATAAAGAAAACACTCTGCCAAATGATGAAAGTAGCGAAGAGGAAGAAAATATAGAAATTAAAAATTGCAAACCACCTGTTGAAGCTATACCAGTAAAAAAAGAAAAACTTAGCATAAAAAAACTTGTAATTAAAATTTTAACTATATACTGGATAATAAGTTTAATTATATTATCATTAAACTTATGCATAGGTTTATATACCGCATATAAAAAAGATATATCTAGGGCAGCTAGTAAATTCATTACAAAGTTTAACAATAAATTAGAAATATTTACTCAAAATAAAACAAATAAATATGTAGAATCAAAACCTATAATGACATTTAAAGTGGGAAGCCATCCTGGATCAAAGGGTACTTTTATCCTTATAAAAGATGGTAAAAAGCATTTAGTAAATAAAATTTTTACGGAGGGCTCCATTATTGAATTTTATAATAATAAAAAGGTTGTCATTCTTGATTCTAAATCAGATAAAAAAGAATTTAATATAGAAAATGATATCATAGATTTAGAAGTTGGAAATACTTATACAAAAATTTATCTACAAGATAAGGAACATAAATACATAAAGGATTTTAAATATGATTTTGTAAATAAGGTTATTAGTGAAATTAAAAAATAAAGGATTTTATAAGTAGTATAAAAGTTTATATTTATTGAAATTTTATTCTGAAAGGCATATATTTTTTAATCATGTTACCAAAAACATTAGTATTTATAGGAGGTGATTGTAAGGTTTTGCAGAGTATTATTGTATAGTATTTGTGTTATTTAAATTTGGGAATAATCTAGTTTTGCAAAATATTTAAAGAAGGTGGTACAGATAAAACTTAATAAACTATTGAATAAGCTTAAAATTGATTGGACTAATTTTTTTGTTGAGGAAGATTGTAGGTGCTATGATGATGAACTTAAATTTGATATCTCTTCAAAAGATTTTTTGATATTTGCAAAAGGCGATTATTATTGCTCAACTAAGCAAGGATTAACTAATGCATTGAGTAATGCTAAAAGAGCAATAGATTGTCAAGTTGATTGGATAATTAGTTATTTAGGTTATGATTATTTGAAATTTAATGATGCAACTTATCCTAATATAGATAATATCATTAATGAATATGAATCAGTTTAAAAAACCTGATAATTAAAACAAATATTCTTATAATAATATTATTCTTTTACTAGAATACTTTATAAATAATGATGATATCTCATAATTTACTAATACGAAAAAGAAGGGAGAATTATAATGAAGGAATCTATAGCATTTAGGCCTAGAGCAAGATTAATGTCCCAATTAGGGGAACAGCTAATAAAAGATGAAAATATTGCAGTTTTAGAACTAATTAAAAATTCTTATGATGCTGATGCCAAAAATGTTCAAATCACTATGGAAAATTTAGATAATCCATCGTCTACCATAATTATTATAGAAGATAATGGAGACGGAATGTCTTTAGATATAGTGAAAAACTGTTGGATGGAGCCAGGTACTGATAATAAAGAAAAAAAATTAAAATATATGATAGAAAACAATGTACGAAGTAAACTAAATAGATTACCTATGGGTGAAAAAGGGATTGGAAGATTTGGTGTTCACAAATTAGGAAATAAAATCACATTAATAACTCGTTCTGAAAATAATAATGAAGTTTATTTACAAATTGATTGGACAATTTTTAATTCCAATCAATACCTAGAAGACATTCCAATTGAAATAGTAGAGCGTAAACCTACACAACAATTTTTAAAAAATAGTTCTACAGGAACTAAAATTATTATTGAAAAGTTAAAAACCTCTTGGACTAGAGGAAAAGTAAGGGAATTATATCGTTCAATTAATTCTCTAAACTCCCCTTTTAAATCCCTTGACTCATTTAATGTTGTTTTTAATATCGATAAAAAAGATTGGTTAAAAGGATTAATAGAATATGATGATATTAAGGATTATGCTTTATTTAAAGCTAAAATGACATTATCAGGTGATAAGATAAAAGATTATAAATATTATTTTATGCCCTGGAAATCAATGACAAAACTCGATAAAAGACCTAATCTAGTTCCTGAAATTAATATGATAAACGAAGTTAGAAGAAACGCAAAAAATGGTAAAAGAAGAAAGGAACTAGAACCAATAGATTTATCTAAACATAAAATAGGAGACATCGAAATAGAGTTATTAGGTTTTGACTTAGATTCTTCTATTTTAAAAATGGGAGTAAAAGATATACAAGGTTTAAAAGCTTACTTAAATACGAATGGAGGAATATTTGTATATCGTGATAATATCAGAATATATTCATCTGGTGAAAATGACTGGTTAGGATTAGGAGCAAGCCGTGTTAATGCTCCCGGAGATAAAATAAGTAATAATCTAATACTAGGCAGCGTTAATATAAATCGTAATGGAAGCTCAGATTTAAAAGAAAAAACAAACAGAGAAGGTTTTATTGAAGATGCTGCTTATAATACATTTAAAGAAGCCGTTCTTTTTGCAGTAAAAAAATTTGAACGAGATCGTGCCCAAGATAAACAATATTTAAGGAAGTATTATGGAGCTACATCAAAATCCGAACCTGTAATAGCAGAAGTATCATTACTCAAACAAAAAGTTGAAGAAAAAATTGTAGATAAAAATTTAAAAAAAGAAATTTTTGGGTGCTTAAATAATATTGAAAAAGATTATAAACATATTACTGAGGTTTATCAGAAAAGTTCAAGCGCAGGATTAAGTATGAGTGTAGTTTTACATGAAATAGATAAAAT
It includes:
- a CDS encoding helix-turn-helix transcriptional regulator — its product is MIKIRKNMIKRRKELGLTQKDIAKKIGRSRSTYTSYELGIITPSLEVSLILKKILRTEDDDIFLNEIIINNN
- a CDS encoding type III toxin-antitoxin system ToxN/AbiQ family toxin, coding for MGKLMFYEVSNQYINYLKLFESKIPNINYDKNNKFVCGVVLSVDGFDYFAPISSFSKQQKTNILIKNSNGETISSIRFSFMIPIPKNEIKIKNFSKEEYKYRRLLLEEWQYCNSIKDKIISKANYIYKRYNSGYDKTLIKNCCDFKLLEEKCLEYQSYLQPIEEVAATKKIEDRDIEKENKNKNDWEIER
- a CDS encoding ATP-binding protein, with the protein product MKESIAFRPRARLMSQLGEQLIKDENIAVLELIKNSYDADAKNVQITMENLDNPSSTIIIIEDNGDGMSLDIVKNCWMEPGTDNKEKKLKYMIENNVRSKLNRLPMGEKGIGRFGVHKLGNKITLITRSENNNEVYLQIDWTIFNSNQYLEDIPIEIVERKPTQQFLKNSSTGTKIIIEKLKTSWTRGKVRELYRSINSLNSPFKSLDSFNVVFNIDKKDWLKGLIEYDDIKDYALFKAKMTLSGDKIKDYKYYFMPWKSMTKLDKRPNLVPEINMINEVRRNAKNGKRRKELEPIDLSKHKIGDIEIELLGFDLDSSILKMGVKDIQGLKAYLNTNGGIFVYRDNIRIYSSGENDWLGLGASRVNAPGDKISNNLILGSVNINRNGSSDLKEKTNREGFIEDAAYNTFKEAVLFAVKKFERDRAQDKQYLRKYYGATSKSEPVIAEVSLLKQKVEEKIVDKNLKKEIFGCLNNIEKDYKHITEVYQKSSSAGLSMSVVLHEIDKIISELEYAIIAEQTSDHIKLLVKRLSTLTDGYASVVKSKSIKIFDLKKMITQALFMVDFRLSAHEITVDKQYINNKTDFKIKGNESLIISSIINIIDNSIWWLNYAKIPNKKIFFDITRDITGYISIIIADNGKGFTIPTDIVTKPFITDKPSGMGLGLHLASELMKQHGGQLFFPEFDDLQLPNEYKQGALIALSFKED
- a CDS encoding helix-turn-helix domain-containing protein, producing MNNISLFKYRLKTLRKEYKMTQENLAEKLGLVRTAIANYETGRTTPDAETLSLIADIFNTTTDYLLGRTDIRKRVNNSERIEKKPSIKDELSEEIHNLSPQSQEEIKKLIDLYKIKDMQDKNTELSDEISKPD
- a CDS encoding nuclease-related domain-containing protein, whose protein sequence is MAQMFPPSIKGFTNENYSEIELYMFLKYALPDNYYVFWNIRVENHYPDFIILEPKLGLIILEVKAWKLGTISSANAKNYHFKPNNEIKINPLEQARGYTNDLSNFLKKEKRLCQSDGLYKGNLKFCYTYGVVFTNITKEDFLNSIIYESINERFILFKDEIEHIENKQDLKLLKQKFKNMFVKENSFNFNPLSQDDIELIKKVLYKENTLPNDESSEEEENIEIKNCKPPVEAIPVKKEKLSIKKLVIKILTIYWIISLIILSLNLCIGLYTAYKKDISRAASKFITKFNNKLEIFTQNKTNKYVESKPIMTFKVGSHPGSKGTFILIKDGKKHLVNKIFTEGSIIEFYNNKKVVILDSKSDKKEFNIENDIIDLEVGNTYTKIYLQDKEHKYIKDFKYDFVNKVISEIKK
- a CDS encoding helix-turn-helix domain-containing protein, which translates into the protein MDTLQEILINKRKDLGLSLRKAAKLIGISHSYLNNLEKGIDPNTKAPVNPTPETLSLISEAYKIDYNELMIAAGYITVGENTKVYDQDETKEGIEDMLNYYRSLQLSNLILELSPKNQERVIEYVKLLKLSEKQGLDLDE